TAAACCGGCGCGCTGCACTAGGCCTCTAAAAAGCTTTCTGTTTTGCGTACCCGGGTGGCAATAGGATCCAATCCCAAAAGCATTATCAGTTCTTTGGGTTTGGCGAGGCGTCCCTCTGTGAGCAGGGTGGTGAAGGTGACGGCTGTCCGTTGTTCTGTATCCTCGTGTGCATCTACACAGGCCAATTCGCTTACCAGGGGCCGCAAATCAATGGTGATGGCTTTGCGTTTTTTATCGCCAAACTTGGAGCGATTCTTCACCATCCGTTCCATATGCCATTGCTCCTTTTCCAGGAGTGCTTCGATTTTTACCGCCATATCTTCAGGCATATGATCGGGCAGCAAGAGATAACGGTGTCCCTGCAGCTGCGCCATGAGGGAAGCCTCCTTCATGGGCCGCTCTTCAACAGTGTAGGCAGTGAAGCCGTCGGGCAATTGGGCACGTAACGCTGCTAAGGCCTGTGCAGGATCATATTCTTTTTCCAAAACCACGTCCATAAGTTCCGCTTCGCTCTCTTCACCTACAGGCATAGCGGTGGAAAAGGTAACTTTAGGGCGCGCATGAAAACCCTGTGATGACGCCAAGGCGAGGCCGGCACGGCGCAGCGCCCGTATCCACGCCTCCGCCGTTTCCAGATGACTCAGCAAACGAAGGCGGCCTGTGCGGCCCACCTGAAAGCGCAGTCGTTGCACAGCTATAGGCGCATCCTCATGTGCCTCAAGGGCGCGTTCCTGTAGAGGCGCGTCCTCCTCGGCACCCTGTTTGCTGCGTTTTTGCATGAGTGTACAGGCGGCGGCGCTGTGACGCAATGCACCGCAGAGATGGCAGGGACCGACACGGCAATCCTGTGTAAAACCTTCCTCATGGGCGCGCTGCCATTCTTCGAAGAGGGCGTCGCGACTGACTTGTGCGTCAATATGATCCCAAGGGAAGCGTGCGTCGGCTTGCCGTTCGGCAAATTGTTCTGCCACGGGATAGTTCGTTTCTTCTATGGCTCTTTGCCACGCGCCGAAATTGAGATGTTCGCTCCAGCTCTCGTAGCCGCCGCCATGTTGTAAGACCCTATGGAGCAGTGCTGCGGCGCGTCGGTCGGCACGGCTGAGCAGGCCTTCTATGAACGAGCTTTCCGGACTGTGCCTTCCAAAGATGATGCGTCGGTTGTTCCGCAAAAGGGACGCTAAGCGCCGTTGTTTTTCCACCGTTTCTTCCAGGCCGATTTGAGCCGCCCACTGGAAAGGGGTGAAGGCTTTGGGTACGAAGGTAGAGACGCCTAAGCGCAGCTGTGCGTTGGAGCGTGCTTTTCGCCCTTCACGGAGTGTACGAAGACAGAGTTCTGCGATAGCGTCCACATCAGCATCTGTTTCGGTGGGCAGTCCGATCATAAAGTAAAGTTTAATATGGGTCCAGCCTCGGGAAAAGGCGTCATGAGCCAACTCAAAAAGCTGTTCGTCTGTAAGATCTTTGTTGATGACTGCGCGCAGCCGTGCCGTGCCTGCTTCGGGCGCAAAAGTAAGTCCGCTGCGCCGTCGGGAACTCACATAATCGGCCATGGCGACGGAAAAGCGATCGAGCCGCAGCGATGGCAGCGCTTGTGATGCTTGATGGGCAGCGGCGATTTGCGCTGTTTCTCGGAGCAAGGTATTGATTTGGGAGTGGTCACAGGTGGATAAAGAGACTAAAGTGGCGGCGTCCATGCCCGAGTGGGAGAGTGCCCCATCGAGGAGCTTACATACGGTTGGCACGGAGCGTTCCCGCACAGGCCGCGTCAGCATGCCTGCCTGACAAAAGCGGCATCCGTGCGTGCAGCCGCGCAAGACTTCCACGCCCACGCCGTCGTGTACCAGTTGGACATAGGGCGTGATATAGCGTTCGGGGTAGATGGCTTGGTCGAGATCGGAGAGGAAAGCAGCGTGAATGGGCGGCTTGCTCGCGTCAGGAAGCCAAAGGGTATCGCTTATTTTCTCTTGCCCATAGAGAGCGGGCACATAGACCCCTTCCACTTCCGCCAAGGCTTGCAGCACTGTTTCTTTGAGCGCGCCTTTGCCCTTGCGCAGGCATTTCGCAATTTCCAAAATCACGTCCTCGCCATCTCCGATCACAAAGAAATCGAGGAAAGGAGCGAGAGGTTCGGGATTGTAGGCACAAGGTCCCCCTGCGAAGAGGAGGGGCATCGTGCTGTCTCGTTCTTCCGAAAAAAGCGGCAGACCCGTAAGTTGGATAATTTTGAGCACATTAACATAAGTTAATTCTGATTGCAGGGTAAAACCGATCCCTTGCGCTTGGGTGACCGGCTCTTGGGACTCCAGCATGCGTAAGGTTTCGTTGTGGGCACGCATTAAGGCTTCCATGTCCGGCCCGGGAAGATAGGCACGCTCCGCCCATATGTCCGCTTCTTGGTTCAAAATGGTATAGAGAATTTGCAGACCCAGATTACCCAGTCCTAATTCATAGATATCCGGGAAAACAAGACAGAGGCGCAGCTTTACGTCTGCCTTGTCTTTCACAATTGAATTCCATTCACCCCCTATGTAACGAGCCGGTTTTTCTGCCTGTTCGTAAAGGCGGTCAGGAAATGGGGTTAAGGTCATGGTAGGATGCTTTCTTTTGAAGAACAGGGCTGCGTGAAACAAACATGCTACGGGGATGTTCGTTGAATTGTTGCGCTTTGCCGAGACCTGCAGACAATACCTTTTTACGGCCGCGGCATAGCATTAGATTGTAACAAATCACCGGGTTAAGAGAAAGTCTTCTTTCTCGCAGCGATCAGAATAACACGGATGGGTTGGCAATGGGCGTGTAACGCAACGCCTCAACAACACAAAAGTCTTGTGCCCGGTATATCGCGGTCTAGGGTTCTTGAGAGCGAGACGTCCACTGAAGGGGAGCCCGGAGATGTGGAAGAAAGCAACGGTTGTTGCAAGAGTAATGATAAGATTCTGTCCTTACCGGAATTGCTGCACAAGGGTCTTGGTGATTGGCTGCTCATTGGAATAAGTCTGATGGGCGTCGGCATCTTCTCATATCGTTTACGCTCATATAGAATCTAGTCTCTACTATAAGGGCCGTCTCGATTGTGAGGCGGTCCTGTTTTTTTAGCGCTCGTTCTAGTATTGAATTTGGAGTGAACGGGGGGTTGGGATCGCCTCATGATTCCGCTGTGCGGCGCAGGGGGAAAGCGGTTATTGCAAAGCCTTCTTCCTCTTGGCAGACACTTTTGGAAATGGAATAGCCTACAAAAGAAATGTAATAATGAAACTAGAGTAGGGGGAGGGGATTTTATGTTAAAGTGGAAATGAAGCTCGTATCCCTGTTCACGCCGGGAGCGTACTTGCTGCAACCGTAAAGGAAGAGGAAAGAGCATGAAGATTCATTTTATCTTCGTTATGTCATTACTGATACTCGTTCAGCCGGGTGTTTTCGCTGCGCCGGAAGGTATCGCTCCGGGGATTATGGTGAGCCATGATTTATTCAACAATTCCATGTGCGAGGGTGTCGGCTGCTATCGTATTCCGTCGCTGGTGACCACTCCTGACGGGGTGCTTATTGCTGTGATGGACGAGCGCATGGGAAAATGCGCCGATCTTCATGACAGCAAAGATACGAATTTGGTCATGCGTCGCAGCGAAGACAACGGACTGACTTGGTCAGCCTTGGAACGTATCGTCGATTTTGAGTATGGCAAATCCGCTTCCGATACCGCCATGATAGTGGATTGGCAGAGCAATGAAGTTTTTCTTTTATATAACGTTATGGATTTCAACACGGAACCGGGCATCTATCGGATCCATGTTATCCGAAGCAAAGACAATGGCCGGTCTTGGGGCGAAGCTGAAGATATTACCGCTCAGATAACAAAGGCGAGCTGGCACAAAGACTTTAAATTTGTAACCTCGGGCCGAGGCATACAAACACGCTCCGGTGATTTGCTTCATTGTCTTGTCAATATGGATAAAGGCGTTCATCTCTTTGGCAGCCGGACCCACGGAAAAGATTGGTTTTTTATCGACACGCCCCTTGAAGGGGTTGATGAATCCAAAGTGGTGGAATTGGCTGATGGCAGTTGGATGGTGAACAGCCGGATAACAAACAAAGGCGGACGCTATGTATTTCGTTCCGATGACCAAGGCGCTCATTGGCGAGGCAAGCCTGAGCCTGCGCTGATCGACCCCAGTTGCAACGCAAGCCTAATCCGATATACCTCGATGTCGGAGGGCTACGATAAAAATCGGCTGCTCTTTGCCAACGCAAAATCGAAGAAGAAGCGTGAAAATCTTACAGTACGCATCAGTTACGATGAGGCGCAAAGCTGGTCGGAAGGCAAGACCATTTATTCCGGTTCGTCGGAATACTCCAGTTTAACCATTTTAAATAATGGTCATATAGCCTTGCTCTTTGAAAAAGATATCCACAAAGAAAATGTTTTTGTTGTTTTCTCTCTCGAATGGCTCACGGATGGACAGGATTCTTATACGCCCCCGCAACAACCCTAAAGAGACAGTGTGGTTGGCTAATCACGGCATACGGATGTGCTGCGCCGGACATTACGATAGGAGAGTTTCCCATCAATAGAATCAACCGACGTTATTTCCTAGCTTCCTGTACTGCCGGTTTGGCGGCTGCATCTTTATCGGCAGGCGCAGCGCAAGGAAGCGACGCCGAAGCTGCGAAAGCGCCGCCCCTTTGTGTATTTTCCAAGCATCTTCAATTTCTTAATTATGAGAAGTTGGCGGTGACTTGTCGACAATTAAGACTTGATGGCGTTGATTTGACCGTACGCCGTGGCGGACATGTACGCCCTGAACGGGTTGCCGTTGATTTGCCGAAGGCAGTTGATGCGCTCCGTGCGGAGGGGATCGCCGTGCCCATGATCACCACCGACTATCTAAGCGCGAAAGATCCTTATGTGCCTGAGGTGCTCGCGGCGGCGCAACAATGCGGTATCTCCTATTGCCGTATTGGCAGCCACCGCTATGTCCAAGATGAAGCGATTGCCGAGCAGCTGCGCCGTATTACCGAAGACATACGAGGGCTGGCAGCAGTGGCGGAAGAACATGAAATCACAGCGGGTTATCATAACCATTCGGGAGCAAATAATTTCGGCGCCAACTTATGGGATCTGTACCGCATCTATGAGCAGGTAGACTCCCCCTATTTGGGTTCCAATTTTGATGTGGGCCACGCACAAGTTGAAAACGGATACGGCAACTGGGAGATTACCGCCCGGCTGATGGCGCCCTGGGTGCGCATGATGTCGGTGAAAGATTTTTACTTTGAGGATGGGAAGCCCCTGTGGTGTCCCCTCGGCGAAGGCATGGTTGATGTGGCCCGTTATTTAGCGTTGTTTCGGACTCATGCAGGTTTCGCCGGTCCCGTATCGCTCCACTTTGAATATAAAATTAAGGGGCGCGAAGAAATGATCCAAGAAATAGAAAAGACTGTGAATTATATGCGCAAAGAGATTTTTCCCAAAGCGGGATATGGCGACAGCAGAGTTTCCTAAGGAAAGGCGCTGTCTTCCGGAGGCGCAGGACTGCGGCGGCTGTTGTTGGCGCAGTACCCTGAAAATGATATTTTTTGATTATTTTGCTTTATGATATGATTTCTGGGCAGGCTTAGCAGGCACTGGCTTTTAATCGAAGATGCTCAATGGGATTCACAACGGGCTGAATGTGGGTCCCCTTGCGTATGGCCGCAACAAGACTGTTTTTATATAAAATCTTGAACCAAGCACCGGTAAAGAACATCAAAGGGAGAAAATCGATGGACCTTTTGGAGAAAATCGCAGCCACCGTGGTTTGTGGCAGAGAAAATATTCATTCCGTTCACCCCAGTAATAAAAAAGGCGAAGTGGGCGTCTTTGAACTGGTGCAGGAGGCACTGGCTGAGGGCGTGGACCCCAATGAAATTCTTAGCAAAGGATTGATGCCGGGTATAAGAGAAGTGGGGATTAAATATAGTAAGAAAGAATTGTACATACCGGATATGCTCATGGCTTCAAGGAGTATGACAACGGGCATGGAATTGCTGAAGCCCTATTTTGCTTCCGGTGAAGTTACCCATCGCGGCGTGTTGGTTATCGGAACGATAAAAGGCGATCTCCACGATTTGGGCAAAAATATGGTGTGTATGATGATGGAAGGCGCCGGCTACGAGGTCATAGATTTGGGAGTCAATGTGCAGCCGGAACGCTTTGTAGAAGAACTGGAAAAACGGCCCGGCTGCATCATAGGGATGAGTGCCTTATTAACGACGACTATGATTCAT
The window above is part of the Candidatus Hydrogenedentota bacterium genome. Proteins encoded here:
- a CDS encoding cobalamin-binding protein, which encodes MDLLEKIAATVVCGRENIHSVHPSNKKGEVGVFELVQEALAEGVDPNEILSKGLMPGIREVGIKYSKKELYIPDMLMASRSMTTGMELLKPYFASGEVTHRGVLVIGTIKGDLHDLGKNMVCMMMEGAGYEVIDLGVNVQPERFVEELEKRPGCIIGMSALLTTTMIHMEAATRLIKEKCPETLVLIGGAPLNWDFCKKIGADAYGPDAQEIIEWLDARGA
- a CDS encoding TIGR03960 family B12-binding radical SAM protein, encoding MTLTPFPDRLYEQAEKPARYIGGEWNSIVKDKADVKLRLCLVFPDIYELGLGNLGLQILYTILNQEADIWAERAYLPGPDMEALMRAHNETLRMLESQEPVTQAQGIGFTLQSELTYVNVLKIIQLTGLPLFSEERDSTMPLLFAGGPCAYNPEPLAPFLDFFVIGDGEDVILEIAKCLRKGKGALKETVLQALAEVEGVYVPALYGQEKISDTLWLPDASKPPIHAAFLSDLDQAIYPERYITPYVQLVHDGVGVEVLRGCTHGCRFCQAGMLTRPVRERSVPTVCKLLDGALSHSGMDAATLVSLSTCDHSQINTLLRETAQIAAAHQASQALPSLRLDRFSVAMADYVSSRRRSGLTFAPEAGTARLRAVINKDLTDEQLFELAHDAFSRGWTHIKLYFMIGLPTETDADVDAIAELCLRTLREGRKARSNAQLRLGVSTFVPKAFTPFQWAAQIGLEETVEKQRRLASLLRNNRRIIFGRHSPESSFIEGLLSRADRRAAALLHRVLQHGGGYESWSEHLNFGAWQRAIEETNYPVAEQFAERQADARFPWDHIDAQVSRDALFEEWQRAHEEGFTQDCRVGPCHLCGALRHSAAACTLMQKRSKQGAEEDAPLQERALEAHEDAPIAVQRLRFQVGRTGRLRLLSHLETAEAWIRALRRAGLALASSQGFHARPKVTFSTAMPVGEESEAELMDVVLEKEYDPAQALAALRAQLPDGFTAYTVEERPMKEASLMAQLQGHRYLLLPDHMPEDMAVKIEALLEKEQWHMERMVKNRSKFGDKKRKAITIDLRPLVSELACVDAHEDTEQRTAVTFTTLLTEGRLAKPKELIMLLGLDPIATRVRKTESFLEA
- a CDS encoding exo-alpha-sialidase, encoding MKIHFIFVMSLLILVQPGVFAAPEGIAPGIMVSHDLFNNSMCEGVGCYRIPSLVTTPDGVLIAVMDERMGKCADLHDSKDTNLVMRRSEDNGLTWSALERIVDFEYGKSASDTAMIVDWQSNEVFLLYNVMDFNTEPGIYRIHVIRSKDNGRSWGEAEDITAQITKASWHKDFKFVTSGRGIQTRSGDLLHCLVNMDKGVHLFGSRTHGKDWFFIDTPLEGVDESKVVELADGSWMVNSRITNKGGRYVFRSDDQGAHWRGKPEPALIDPSCNASLIRYTSMSEGYDKNRLLFANAKSKKKRENLTVRISYDEAQSWSEGKTIYSGSSEYSSLTILNNGHIALLFEKDIHKENVFVVFSLEWLTDGQDSYTPPQQP
- a CDS encoding sugar phosphate isomerase/epimerase; translated protein: MAAASLSAGAAQGSDAEAAKAPPLCVFSKHLQFLNYEKLAVTCRQLRLDGVDLTVRRGGHVRPERVAVDLPKAVDALRAEGIAVPMITTDYLSAKDPYVPEVLAAAQQCGISYCRIGSHRYVQDEAIAEQLRRITEDIRGLAAVAEEHEITAGYHNHSGANNFGANLWDLYRIYEQVDSPYLGSNFDVGHAQVENGYGNWEITARLMAPWVRMMSVKDFYFEDGKPLWCPLGEGMVDVARYLALFRTHAGFAGPVSLHFEYKIKGREEMIQEIEKTVNYMRKEIFPKAGYGDSRVS